A window from Leptothermofonsia sichuanensis E412 encodes these proteins:
- the zds gene encoding 9,9'-di-cis-zeta-carotene desaturase, with translation MRVAIVGAGLAGLATAVELVDAGHEVEIFEARPFVGGKVGSWVDAEGNHLEMGLHVFFGCYYNLFDLMRKVGAFQHLRLKEHTHTFVNRGGQLGALDFRFITGAPFNGLKAFFTTSQLSLQDKAQNAIALGTSPLVRGLIDFDGAMKTIRSLDGISFADWFRQHGGSNGSLKRMWNPIAYALGFIDTENISARCMLTIFQFFAARTEASVLRMLEGSPDEYLHKPIVQYLQDRGVKIHLRRRVRQVLFEEQEGQIRVTGLRIGRSEGEDSFAEETITADTYVAACDVPGIHRLLPQAWRKWKEFDNIYKLEAVPVATVQLRFNGWVTELNDPEKRQQLKQAAGLDNLLYTPDADFSCFADLALTSPSNYYREGQGSLLQLVLTPGDPFIKQSNEAIAQHVLKQVQDLFPSARELTMTWYSVVKLAQSLYREAPGMDLYRPSQKTPIPNFFLAGSYTQQDYIDSMEGATISGKQAAAAILEPTGYRVEGTGLFKY, from the coding sequence ATGCGAGTTGCGATCGTTGGAGCAGGGCTGGCAGGGCTGGCAACAGCCGTGGAACTGGTGGATGCCGGACATGAAGTTGAAATCTTTGAAGCGCGTCCCTTTGTCGGCGGCAAGGTCGGTAGCTGGGTAGACGCTGAGGGCAATCACCTCGAGATGGGGCTGCATGTCTTCTTTGGCTGTTACTACAACCTGTTTGACCTGATGAGAAAAGTAGGCGCGTTTCAACACCTGCGGCTGAAAGAACACACTCACACCTTTGTGAATCGCGGTGGGCAGCTCGGTGCGCTGGACTTTCGCTTTATTACAGGTGCCCCCTTCAACGGGTTAAAGGCATTTTTCACCACCTCCCAGCTTTCCTTACAGGACAAGGCCCAAAATGCGATCGCCCTCGGCACCAGTCCCCTGGTTCGTGGCTTGATTGATTTTGATGGTGCCATGAAAACTATCCGCAGCCTGGATGGCATCAGCTTTGCAGATTGGTTTCGGCAGCACGGGGGGTCCAACGGTAGCCTCAAACGGATGTGGAATCCGATCGCTTATGCCCTGGGCTTCATCGATACGGAAAACATTTCTGCCCGCTGCATGCTCACCATCTTCCAGTTTTTCGCGGCCAGAACGGAAGCGTCGGTGCTGCGAATGCTGGAGGGGTCGCCCGATGAGTATCTGCACAAACCGATTGTTCAGTACCTGCAAGACCGGGGGGTAAAAATTCATCTGCGGCGGCGAGTGCGTCAGGTGCTGTTTGAAGAGCAGGAGGGACAAATTCGAGTCACTGGTTTGCGAATTGGCAGGAGTGAAGGCGAAGATAGCTTTGCCGAAGAAACCATTACTGCCGATACTTACGTCGCCGCCTGTGATGTGCCTGGGATCCATCGCCTGCTCCCCCAGGCATGGCGCAAATGGAAGGAATTTGACAATATCTACAAGCTGGAAGCGGTTCCTGTGGCTACGGTGCAACTGCGATTCAATGGTTGGGTCACTGAACTTAACGATCCAGAGAAACGACAACAACTCAAACAGGCTGCCGGACTGGATAACCTGCTCTATACCCCCGACGCTGATTTCTCCTGCTTTGCTGACCTGGCCCTGACCAGCCCCAGCAATTACTACCGGGAAGGTCAGGGTTCCCTGCTGCAACTGGTATTGACCCCCGGTGACCCCTTTATTAAACAGAGCAACGAGGCGATCGCCCAGCATGTCCTCAAGCAGGTGCAAGACCTGTTCCCCTCTGCCCGCGAACTGACCATGACCTGGTACAGTGTTGTCAAACTTGCCCAGTCCCTCTATCGGGAAGCCCCCGGTATGGATCTCTATCGTCCCAGCCAGAAAACCCCCATTCCCAACTTTTTCCTGGCGGGAAGTTACACTCAACAGGATTACATCGATAGTATGGAGGGAGCCACCATCTCCGGTAAGCAGGCAGCCGCTGCGATTCTGGAACCCACCGGATATCGGGTCGAAGGGACAGGACTGTTTAAGTATTAA
- a CDS encoding PleD family two-component system response regulator: MADSQKLVLMVQMTRLQGLIWQTVLKSQQLSVIWETPEIDLFDSLTQLEQAGLALPDLLLIDVRIENFNPYAFCRWCRENHPTTNIVLTNPSQKEILPSERQWAIHQGASDFLPGFQLENLVSSVAFSVKRVLDILDSHPLNNGALISVLLSMKRQLDARSTDRSQLQPAPYREPEKKAISVDTPPETRLEVKTQLPSGYGKGNYSLGERARVRSTSKPKFLEAGSPVEPESLPVRRYRGLIY, encoded by the coding sequence ATGGCTGACTCACAGAAGCTTGTTCTGATGGTACAGATGACGAGACTTCAGGGACTCATCTGGCAAACGGTTCTCAAGTCTCAACAGCTTTCTGTTATCTGGGAAACCCCCGAGATTGATTTGTTTGACAGCCTGACTCAACTTGAACAGGCTGGGCTGGCTTTGCCCGATTTGCTATTGATTGATGTGCGAATCGAGAACTTTAATCCCTATGCCTTCTGTCGCTGGTGTCGGGAAAACCACCCCACGACTAACATAGTTTTAACAAACCCATCCCAAAAAGAGATTTTGCCATCAGAACGGCAGTGGGCAATTCATCAGGGTGCATCCGATTTTCTGCCGGGGTTTCAATTGGAAAACCTGGTCAGTAGTGTTGCGTTCTCTGTCAAGCGTGTTCTGGACATTCTGGATAGTCATCCATTAAATAATGGTGCCTTAATTTCCGTGCTGCTATCGATGAAGCGTCAGCTAGACGCCCGTTCAACGGATCGTTCTCAGCTCCAGCCCGCTCCCTATCGAGAACCTGAAAAAAAGGCAATTTCTGTGGACACGCCCCCAGAAACACGACTGGAAGTCAAGACTCAACTACCCTCTGGGTATGGCAAAGGCAATTATTCCCTGGGCGAGCGTGCTCGTGTCCGTTCCACCAGTAAGCCCAAATTTTTAGAAGCTGGCAGCCCGGTTGAACCTGAATCCCTTCCTGTCAGGCGTTATCGAGGATTGATTTATTGA